CACAGTAGAGACAGCGCACGTGACAGAAGGGCACATGCACGTACACGGAAACGTGCTCATCGGGGCTGTCGCGCAGCCCCATGAGCGCTTCTTTATAGTTCGAATCCGAGAAAGCCGCATCACCACCCATCTGCGAGGCCGCCAAGGCGCACCCCGGCGGCAAATGTCCGAACCGCTCGAGGAGTTCGATCGGTAGGCTTGAAGGGAGTGGAGGCGCCATGTCTTGAACCCGGTTAGTCAGGTTGGACTGCCGTCATCTTGGGCTTGGAGACGGCGACCTTGACCGGCAGATCCGATTCCGAGACCTGCAGATCGTCCGGTGCACCGCATGCCACGACCTTGACGGGCGTTCCTTTGAAATTCATATCTGCGGACAGCTCGGGACGATCCCGCTTCAACTGCGCGATCTCGTCGGCAGTCAGAACCTTGGATGCATCGAAGCCCAAATCCACCTCGGCCGACATCCCCTTCATCTTGAGCCGCTCGAGATCGTAGAACTTCTTCGACGCGGTCGTCTTGGCGAAGGCCTTGAGGCAGCCGAGCATGTAACGCCTGCGGAACTTGTCCTTGATCCAAGGATACTCCAAGAAGCTCTTGCGCATATAGAAGCGCGCATAGTTCTTCAGCACGCCCTTGAGCACCTGCTCGCGCGTCATCGCCTCGGGCTTCATGATCGGCGTCACGAAATTGTACTTGGAGTAGTCGCGAACCTCCACCCGGTCGCCCAACTCTTCGAACAGCTCCGCGAAGGGCCATGGCGTGTACATGTTCCAGTTCGCCATGTCGGGCTTCCAATCCTGGGCGAGCTTGTAGGTCTCCTCGATGGTCTCGGGCGTCTCGTTCTCGAGACCCATGATGAACTGGACCTCGGCGACGATTCCGGCCTGCTGCAGGAGCTTGACTGCGAGCTTGTTCTGCTCGACCGTGGTCTGCTTGCGGAAGGTGTCGAGGTTCAACTGCGACACCGCCTCGGTGCCGAGCGAGACATGGACCAGACCCGCCTTGCGGTACAAGGGCAGCAGGTCGCGGTCGCGCATGATGTCGGTTACGCGGGTGTTGATACCCCAGTGGAGCGGGAGATCGCGCTTGATCAACTCCTCGCAGAGTGCGACGAACTTCTTCTGGAAGATCGTCGGCTCTTCGTCGGCGAGGATCATGAAGCCGACGTTGTAGTCACG
The sequence above is drawn from the Thiocapsa rosea genome and encodes:
- the bchE gene encoding magnesium-protoporphyrin IX monomethyl ester anaerobic oxidative cyclase → MRILMIQPNYHCGGAEIAGNWPPGWVAYIGGALKHAGMTNIRFIDAMTYDIPDDKLREIIRVNQPDVVLATAITPQIYKAQTTLQIAKEVLPDCVTVLGGIHPTFMYTQVFSEAPWIDYIVRGEGEEIAVALLQSIEAGTHRQDRKRIWGIAYIDDDGQVVATPARPVIEDLDTLTPDWSLLDWDKYIYTPLNCRVAVPNFARGCPFTCRFCSQWKFWRKYRHRDPKKFVDEIETLVRDYNVGFMILADEEPTIFQKKFVALCEELIKRDLPLHWGINTRVTDIMRDRDLLPLYRKAGLVHVSLGTEAVSQLNLDTFRKQTTVEQNKLAVKLLQQAGIVAEVQFIMGLENETPETIEETYKLAQDWKPDMANWNMYTPWPFAELFEELGDRVEVRDYSKYNFVTPIMKPEAMTREQVLKGVLKNYARFYMRKSFLEYPWIKDKFRRRYMLGCLKAFAKTTASKKFYDLERLKMKGMSAEVDLGFDASKVLTADEIAQLKRDRPELSADMNFKGTPVKVVACGAPDDLQVSESDLPVKVAVSKPKMTAVQPD